In one window of Gemmatimonadota bacterium DNA:
- a CDS encoding polysaccharide deacetylase family protein, which produces MLKSPRSLLALVSFATSLAAQPATPATASRAPNRLGAIPVIEYHLIGDRESRWSRNWQRFAKDLDLLHARGYRPITVRQLVERRIDVGPGLSPVVITFDDASPGQFRFVQRGDSLVVDPTSALGVWEAFAARHPEWKGRAVFCVLPSATEGHAFFGDKGIQGQRTEWRMKKVQYLARGGYELCNHTLWHANLARMSAEGVQEQVARAQIALDSAGTTVQMRTLALPLGIWPKDRGLLRAGAWTDPRSKRTTRYTIDAILMVSGGPARSPYDSAFDPLRIPRIQVFAEELEMWLGVIERRGRYVAGPAPEPSVRAR; this is translated from the coding sequence AACCGCCTCGGTGCGATCCCTGTCATCGAGTACCACCTGATCGGCGACCGCGAGAGCCGCTGGTCGCGGAATTGGCAGCGCTTCGCCAAGGACCTCGATCTCCTCCATGCGCGCGGCTATCGCCCCATCACCGTGCGCCAACTCGTCGAGCGCCGCATCGACGTCGGGCCCGGTCTCTCGCCGGTGGTGATCACCTTCGACGATGCGTCGCCCGGGCAGTTCCGGTTCGTCCAGCGCGGCGACTCCCTCGTCGTCGATCCCACCTCCGCGCTCGGCGTGTGGGAGGCGTTCGCGGCCCGGCATCCCGAATGGAAGGGCCGCGCCGTCTTCTGCGTGCTCCCGAGTGCGACCGAAGGACACGCCTTCTTCGGCGACAAGGGGATCCAGGGGCAGCGCACCGAGTGGCGCATGAAGAAGGTGCAGTACCTCGCGCGCGGCGGGTACGAGCTGTGCAACCACACCCTGTGGCATGCGAACCTCGCGCGCATGAGCGCGGAGGGCGTGCAGGAGCAGGTGGCGCGCGCGCAGATCGCGCTCGACTCGGCGGGGACGACCGTGCAGATGCGCACGCTCGCGCTACCGCTCGGGATCTGGCCGAAGGACCGCGGGCTGCTGCGCGCGGGCGCGTGGACCGATCCGCGCTCGAAGCGGACGACGCGCTACACGATCGACGCGATCCTCATGGTCTCGGGCGGCCCGGCGCGGAGCCCGTACGACAGCGCGTTCGATCCGCTGCGGATCCCGCGGATACAGGTGTTCGCCGAGGAGCTGGAGATGTGGCTCGGGGTGATCGAGCGGCGCGGGCGGTACGTGGCGGGACCGGCCCCGGAACCCTCCGTTCGTGCCCGATAG
- a CDS encoding helix-turn-helix transcriptional regulator produces the protein MIVLACLPPARLDRLRAALDAPHRVQVAADWEHAESIVRRCAVDVVIADPAFGGGRTDAAPIVALRARFKSMPFVIYAALGAPTAGALAALGRAGFAQLVLHDHDDERWQLEAVLASQPGVALGAALLARLEAPLGRLPAEVARAVERVIRTPAAFRGVPDLAAAAAVSRRTVYREFERAEFASPREVIAAARALRAYALLRESDEAIEAVAEALRFSSAHHLTKTMRWATGMTTARARERVAPAELIDRLMERLVPTAVRTTTSSGSSAHR, from the coding sequence ATGATCGTCCTCGCCTGCCTGCCCCCCGCGCGCCTCGACCGCCTCCGCGCGGCGCTCGATGCACCGCACCGCGTCCAGGTGGCGGCGGACTGGGAGCACGCGGAGAGCATCGTGCGCCGCTGCGCGGTGGACGTCGTGATCGCCGATCCCGCGTTCGGCGGCGGGCGCACCGACGCGGCGCCGATCGTCGCGCTGCGCGCGCGCTTCAAGTCGATGCCCTTCGTCATCTACGCCGCCCTCGGGGCCCCGACGGCCGGCGCGCTGGCCGCGCTCGGGCGGGCGGGATTCGCGCAGCTCGTGCTCCATGACCACGACGACGAACGCTGGCAGCTCGAGGCGGTCCTCGCGTCGCAGCCGGGCGTCGCGCTCGGCGCGGCGCTGCTCGCGCGCCTCGAGGCGCCGCTCGGCCGGCTGCCCGCGGAGGTCGCGCGCGCGGTCGAGCGGGTGATCCGCACGCCGGCGGCGTTCCGTGGCGTGCCCGACCTCGCGGCCGCGGCCGCCGTGTCGCGCCGCACGGTCTATCGCGAGTTCGAGCGCGCGGAGTTCGCCTCGCCGCGCGAGGTGATCGCCGCAGCGCGCGCACTCCGCGCATATGCGCTGCTCCGCGAGTCGGACGAGGCGATCGAGGCGGTGGCGGAGGCGCTACGCTTCTCGAGCGCGCATCATCTCACGAAGACGATGCGATGGGCCACCGGCATGACCACGGCGCGGGCGCGCGAACGGGTCGCGCCCGCGGAGCTGATCGACCGGCTGATGGAGCGGTTGGTCCCGACGGCGGTCAGAACGACCACTTCTTCAGGGTCGTCAGCGCATCGGTGA